From one Labeo rohita strain BAU-BD-2019 chromosome 8, IGBB_LRoh.1.0, whole genome shotgun sequence genomic stretch:
- the naa35 gene encoding N-alpha-acetyltransferase 35, NatC auxiliary subunit, which produces MVMKSSVEEEEGGWGLGIPEKMRNNANWVDVTKEFKGACKELKLGELLHDKLFGLFEAMSAIEMMDPKMDAGMIGNQVNRKVLNFEQAVKDEAIRVKDLSIPELIGIMDTCFCCLITWLEGHSLAQTVFTCLYVHNPDLIQDPALKAFALGILKICDIAREKVNKAAVFEEEDFQAMTYGFKMANNVTDLRVTGMLKDVEDELQRKVKSTRSRQGEQRDPEVELDHQQCLALFSRVKFTRLLLSALISFTKKETSAVSEAQKLMTQAADLLPAIHSTIQYGIQSQNDTTKGDHPIMMGFEPLVNQRLLPPTFPRYAKIIKREEMVNYFSKLIERIKTVCEVINITNLHSILDFFCEFSEQSPCVLSRSLLQTTFLIDNKKVFGTHLMQDMIKDALRYFVSPPVLSPKCSLNNNHQAKDYIDSFVTHCTRPFCSLIQIHGHNRARQRDKLGHILEEFATLQDEAEKVDAALHGLLMKLEPQRQHLACLGTWILYHNLRIMIQYLLSGFELELYSMHEYYYIYWYLSEFLYAWLMSTLSRADSSQMAEERILEEQLKVRSSKKSKKKKKARPLSKEITMSQAYQNMCAGMYKTMIALDMDRKVRKPQFELDSEQVRYEHRFAPFNSVVTPPPVHYIQFKEMSDLKKYNPPPRSADLYMAASKHFQQAKLILENVTSPDAEVNRILKVAKPNIVVMKLLAGGHKKETKALPEFDFSAHKYFPIVKII; this is translated from the exons ATGGTGATGAAGTCATCGgtagaggaggaggagggtggTTGGGGTCTCGGGATCCCAGAGAAGATGAGAAACAATGCCAACTGGGTGGATGTCACCAAGGAATTCAAAGGAGCCTGTAAAG AACTCAAACTTGGCGAGTTGCTACATGACAAATT GTTCGGTCTGTTCGAGGCGATGTCAGCCATTGAGATGATGGATCCGAAGATGGATGCTGGGATGATCGGAAACCAAGTTAACCGTAAAGTCCTCAACTTTGAGCAGGCTGTAAAG gatgaggCCATACGAGTGAAGGATCTGAGTATTCCTGAGCTCATCGGGATCATGGACACATGCTTCTGCTGTCTG ATCACTTGGCTGGAGGGCCATTCTCTGGCTCAGACTGTGTTTACGTGTCTGTACGTTCATAATCCGGATCTGATTCAAGACCCTGCTCTCAAAGCCTTCGCTCTGGGCATCCTCAAGATCTGTGACATCGCCCGTGAGAAAGTCAACAAAGCTGCTGTGTTTGAGGAG GAAGATTTTCAGGCCATGACTTACGGCTTTAAAATGGCAAACAATGTAACAGATCTGAGAGTGACAG GAATGCTAAAAGATGTTGAGGATGAACTTCAGAGGAAAGTGAAG AGTACACGCAGTCGGCAGGGTGAACAACGAGATCCTGAGGTTGAACTGgat CATCAGCAGTGCTTGGCTCTGTTCAGTCGTGTTAAATTCACTCGCCTGCTGCTCAGTGCTCTCATCTCCTTTACTAAAAAAGAG ACGAGTGCTGTCAGTGAAGCACAGAAGCTGATGACTCAGGCTGCTGATTTACTGCCCGCGATACACTCCACCATACAGTACGGCATACAGTCACAAAACGACACAACCAAAGGAG ATCATCCAATCATGATGGGTTTCGAGCCGTTGGTTAACCAGCGTCTACTCCCGCCCACTTTCCCACGATATGCCAAGATCATCAAGAGAGAAGAGATGGTTAACTACTTCAGCAAACTCATTGAGCGTATTAAAACTGTCTGTGAGGTCATCAACATAACCAACCTTCACAGCATCTTG gatttcttctGTGAATTCAGTGAACAGTCTCCATGTGTGCTGTCGAGGTCTCTTCTACAG ACCACGTTTCTGATTGACAATAAGAAGGTGTTTGGGACTCATCTGATGCAGGACATGATTAAAGATGCACTGCGCTATTTTGTCAGTCCACCTGTCCTCTCTCCAAA ATGCAGTTTGAACAATAACCACCAGGCTAAAGATTACATTGACTCGTTTGTCACACACTGCACACGG CCGTTCTGCAGCCTCATCCAGATTCACGGACACAACAGAGCACGCCAGAGAGACAAACTGGGTCACATACTGGAGGAGTTCGCCACCCTTCAGGATGAG GCTGAGAAGGTGGATGCTGCTCTTCACGGTCTGCTGATGAAGCTGGAGCCTCAGAGGCAGCATTTAGCCTGTCTGGGCACCTGGATCCTCTATCACAACTTGCGCATCATGATCCAGTACCTGCTCAGTGGCTTTGAGCTGGAGCTCTACAGCATGCACGAGTATTATTACATCTACTG GTATCTGTCAGAGTTTTTGTATGCATGGCTCATGTCCACGTTGAGTCGAGCGGACAGCTCTCAGATGGCAGAGGAGAGAATCCTGGAGGAGCAGCTGAAAGTACGAAGCAGCAAGAAGagcaagaagaagaagaaag CTCGTCCTCTGAGTAAAGAGATCACCATGAGCCAAGCTTATCAGAACATGTGTGCTGGCATGTATAAG ACTATGATTGCATTGGATATGGACAGAAAGGTGCGCAAACCTCAGTTTGAGCTAGACAGCGAGCAGGTTCGCTACGAGCATCGATTTGCCCCTTTCAACAGCGTTGTCACACCACCGCCAGTGCACTACATCCAGTTTAAG GAAATGTCAGATCTGAAGAAGTACAATCCTCCTCCTCGCTCAGCGGATCTCTATATGGCAGCCAGTAAACATTTCCAGCAGGCCAAACTCATACTTGAAAATGTCACCAGCCCAGATGCCGAG GTGAACCGCATCTTAAAAGTGGCCAAACCCAATATTGTTGTAATGAAGCTGCTGGCTGGAGGACACAAGAAGGAGACCAAG GCCCTCCCTGAATTTGACTTCTCTGCGCACAAATACTTCCCCATAGTCAAGATCATTTGA